In Lathyrus oleraceus cultivar Zhongwan6 chromosome 2, CAAS_Psat_ZW6_1.0, whole genome shotgun sequence, the DNA window TGCGTTGAAGTTAAACCATATCTTGAGTAAGTATACCCCAACTACCTATTTATCTTTACATTATGAATATAAAACTTATTACCTTCAAACTTATACTGTGTTTCTTTATAGGGCACTTAACACCTCTTATTCTCAGAGCATCAGTGAATAAGCAATTACCGATCACATTCAGGCTTATTTTCCAGCATGGTTCAAGGATAAATTGTCATGAACTGTTGCACCGACTCAAGAAATATTCCATTTGAGAAACTTATCTGAAGGCCCTGTTCAAAGCGCAAATGAATGACACACAAACTTTGTGAACATATATAATATTCACTCTAAGACATGTACTGAAGGGAAAAAGCCATAAACAATTGTGTATTCGTAAAAGGAGTTACAAATGGTGGCGAGGATGACTTTTATGACATTGCTACACATATTTACGAGTTGGTATACAATTACTTGGACTCAAAAAATAAAGTTGTCTTGTTTTATTGTAATTGGTATGATCTATCTGATAGAGGCACAAAAATAGATAAAAAATATAATACTCTTGAGATTCAATGGACCTAAGGTACAAAGAGTATAACCCTTTCGTAATGTCACATATTGTTAGGAAAGTTTATTACATTCCTTATCCTTCAATTTTTCCACGTAAACGAGGGTGGTGTCTTGTAATCAAAACAAAATCGTTGTGTTATATTGAAACTGGCGATCTAGTGGAAGATGTTGCTTACCAAGTTGATAAAGTTTCTCAAATTAATAATGTGATTAAAGTTGAATAAATTACAAGTTTGTGTGATATAGTGGTTGAAGGTCATCAAGTTGATGCATCTATATGGATGGTAGAAATAATATGGACGAAGAGCATGAAGAGTTTGATCCCAAGGACAATATTGGATCAGATGGTGAGAATGATATGGATGAAGAGCATGGAGAGTTTGAATATATCGTTTTTGTAATTTTACTTAATGAATCGTGTATAGAATTTTTTGATGTATCTATGTTGTTGGTAGAAAATAATGTGTTGATTTAAATGTATTTTGTTGATTTATTAATTGTGTTGATGAATTACTTGTATATATTGTGTTAATTTATTATATGTGTATCATCTCAAAATAGATAAAATGTCACCCTGAACTGATAAGGGTAAGGGTAAGAAGACCCAACATCAGGGAATGATAATAACGATATGTGAGGCACCTTAGTCGGCCATGTGTCTTCCCCCACAGAGTCAGGTAGATCCCATGTCTATGGTCAGTTCTCAACATCTTATGACACTACTCATCCCTCATGATTATCCTATGTTCCCATCTTGGAATCCAACTTTATTAGTCCATCTGAGGGATCTAGCTTTCCATACCAGAAGACTGGGGGATCTAGCTTTTCATACCAGCAGACTGGGGGATCTAGTTTTCTAGATCCCACACATGCACCCTTATCCTTCATGCATCTTGGGGGATATATTTTTTGAAATTCCATATAGGTACCCTCATCCTTCATGCAGGGGGATCTAGCCTTCCATACCCTCATCATCCCACACACATACCCTCACCATCCATGTATCTTGGGGGATCCCGCACCCCACATCCCTCATACATACCCTCACCATCCATGTATCTTGGGGGATCCCGCACCTTACATCCTTCACACATACCCATATCATCCATGCATCTTGGGGATTCCGCACCTCACCAATCACACACATACCCTCATCATTCATGCATACTGGGGGATCCCACACCTCACGTACCACACATATACCTGCGCGTGAGGAGGATCACAAGGAGAAGGATGAGAAATATCATGAGAAGTAGGATGATGACGGTCATGAAGAGCATGATGACCCTACTTTAGAGAATCGCACTGCAAATTTGAATGAATATCAGATGATTGATGGAGGATATTATATTTGGCACAACGGAAAATCATAAGTTTCTAAtttataaatttttatttaagTAAACATGTTAccatttttaaaatttaataCTTATTCAAATTGTTGTTGTTTAGTTTCGAGTCGAGTCAGATTCCTGTCAAATGTATAAATTATGTTATTCAGCTAATGTATAAAAAAGCTTGGAAGAGATTTGAAGAACTTTCTTCGGATAAAAAAGATGGTTGATTTAAAAAATTTATGGTATAATGGATTTATTTGAAgttattgttattttaattacTTTTTTATTATAATTATCTAAATTTTTATTTGAATGTCATACAACATTATAGGAAAAATGTATGTGGGAAGTAATGAACGAGCATATGATTAAAAAAAATTAGGGCAGAACAATAATCTGACTTTTTGACATGCTGAGGCGTGCTAGATATGGTTGGGAAGAACAAAATGTTCGTCCTAACTGGATAGACAAAGAAGTATTTGATGAACTTATTGTCTATTGGGATTCAACTCGTTTTAAGGAAAAATCTGAAAAAGCAAAGAAACGAGAGTATTTGAAAAGAGGGGTGGCCTTAATGTAGTTGAAAGTATTAGTATCGTCGAACATGCTCGACGCATGATAATTATAActacttttttttttaatttaatttaatttaattctTGTATATAACTAAATTATTTAAACTagatttaatttaatttttttccTTGTATGTGCAGGAGGACTAACAGACATTAGTCACATAATTTCTAGTTCAAAATCCTCAATATATTTTTATAGATTCAAATCCGATTGATTCACGTGTGGATCTTTGTATTTGGAGTTTAGTAAATGGCGGAAATAGACCTAATGAATATTTTTTTGGTGTTGAATTTTTGGCTAACAACTACAGAATATGTGATATAACTTTATTTAAAGAGTTGCAAATGGGCAAGGAACGTCACGTCAACCATAATTGACACCCAAAATAATGGAAACTGTGAGATAACTAGCGCTAACTGAGTTGAGACGCGATGCGGCATATAGCAAGGCGGCGATAAATGCTAGAATGGAGGCAATAAAGAAGAAACAATTTGAGATAGAAGAGCAAATATGACAATTGCTCTCACAAAGGAACTAAACAAATAGTTCAATGGGTGACCAAGGATCAGAAAATAATGAAGATGATGATATGGATGAAGATTTCATTGAAGGTGGTgattgattttttatttattgttattttatttttaaatatatatttttgtaaaatatttctatttatttttaatttagtTATTTTAATTGAAATTTTATAAAACAAAATTCATATTTCTAATtatcatttgaaaatatttatattatttattaatttttatatttttattaacgactaaatatatattttttaatgAAAAATAATCTACATAATAGAAATCATGTGGGAAATATATGACATGTTTTCATTTTTGTAGTGGGGTAAATCCGACGCAAATCTGACACATTTTTTTTTTTGGCGTGAAATTTATGTGAGAAATTTGTCAACCTATCATACGCTACTGCCTCATAGCTGAGTATTGTGACTTTCAAATGCTCTTGCAGCATAATTTTCTACATTATTAAATAATAGTTTTGACATAAAATGACTTGATTAATGACTTTTTTTAGGGATAGTTGTACACACAATCATATATAAATTGACACATAAATTGAATATTTACCTAAACTGTGAATACTGCTTTTTAAATGTAATTAAAAAATATTTCCTTTTATATGGATTAAGAAAGTTAATTAAATACAATTAATTTTCTTTATTTAATATAAAACATAAACTTTATTtactaaattaattttttaatagtTAATTGATCAACTATGTATAAAAcctttttgaaaataaaagataTATAATGAATACTAGCATTAAATAATTCAAAAGTTATtgatttttattatattttatttatcatAGTGATTAAAATTGTATTGAATTATTAATTATAGCTGTGTTCGGCTAACTTGTTTCTTAAGAATTACACAAATATAGAGTTTGTgttaaaaaaacaattaaaatataaattataagACTAACTTGTATCCTAAAAATACGCAAATAAATAGTTTAAGttaaaaaaacaatataaaaaataaattataaagCTAACTTATTCCTTAAGAAATATACAAATGAAAAATTTGTCTTAGAGCATAATAAAaagaataaaatttaaaaaaatcaatgcaaaattttaaaataattttttaaaattttaactTTAATTCGCTATAAGAGCACATATTAGCTTTATCTATTATAATTTTGTTAAATTATCCTTCACTAAGAGAAACAATATCAAATGAAATGATAAATAgttaatatttattaaaaaaaattatttgaaaagtaattaaatttatttattttcttaacAAAGGTTGTATACAAAAAGTCTTTCTTAACAAAGGTTGTATAAAAAAAGACTTTCTTAATAAAGGTAAAATAAGTCAAAAAATAATTGTTAAAAAGGAATAAAGTAATtttttttttgactttttacaaaaaaaatacAGTTAATAAATATAAGTATTTTGGATACTATTATTTCTCATTTTCTTAAAACACCCTGAACCATTcattattttataaaattattatttttataataaataattaaaaatatcaTAGACAAATTTATAGTGCatttcaaaaataataaataaataaataaattcaacataaaaatgagaaacaataaaaaacaaaataaatatatatttttatcaTATAAAGCTCAATATTTATATCTATTAATTGAAGTAATTAACAAATTcattaaaaaattatatataaaatcTCCAATATTATgtataaataaatatattttttatcGTATAAAGATCATGAATGATTTAGAAATCTAATAGTAGAAATATATCATACACACAAAAAAATAGTCAATTTAATACCCCTAAATCATTAATCGCTAATTAATTAACAAAACAATATAAAACcaaaattaaattatttttttactAATAACAGCAAACGTGACAAGTGCTTACTAAGTCGTCACCGACTTACCGTCAATTTTCTGTTTCGCAAGCTTTCTCTctctatattttattttataattatttgATACAAATTTGCAAGGCCCAATATCTATAATTGGACCCAATGACAGTGGGCCTTAGGGAAAAGAGTTAGAAAAGAGCTTAAATGGTTGGAAGAATACTCTAGGAAATGAATTGATGACAACTCATGAAGTTAGCTAGGAATATTCTAGAGAATTGTAGCTCATAGTATTATTCTTAGCTGTAGCCACCTTGCCttatccttttattttgtttttttctAAATTAAAGGATCTGTTACCTGTAGCAAGATCCACTATTGTAGCAAATCAAGGCTCCTTAAATAGCCATCTTGAATGAAATGAAAAGGCAATGAATTACAACCTTACAAAATTATTCTTTTTTCCTCTGGAGTTTTGTTATACTCGAAATAACAACTTTATTTGATACCTAGGACCCTATCATTGGTACTACAAAAATTTCAAGCCCCCATTGATCCTGCATCAAAATTCAGTGTTCAGAATGGATTAGTCTACTATCAAGGTCGTCTTTTTATTCATGCAGAATGTGACCTTAGAGAAAAGCTACTCACTGAATTTCACTCTTCTCCAATTGGCGGCCATTCCGGCGGTAGAGCGACTCTAGCTAGgttaacaacatcattttcatgGCCACTCATGGCTCAAGAAGTGAAAGAATGGATAAAAAATTGTCGAGTTTGTCAGCAGCACAAATACTCAACTCAGAAACCCTTTGGCTTGTTACAACCACTGCCCGTACCCAATCAAGTGTGGGAAGACATAACCATGGACTTCGTCACTCACCTACCTTCCTCTCATGGCAAAACAGTAATCTGGGTCGTTGTTGATAGATTCTCCAAGTATGCCCATTTCCTTCCACTGCCCCCAAAATTCACTGCTGCAAGCATAGCTCCAATTTTCATTGCTGAGATCTACAAGTTACATGGAATGCCAAAATCAATTGTGAGTGATAGAGATAAGGTGTTTACAAGTCGGTTCTGGAAAGAATTGTTCAAAATTAGTGGTACTACCTTATCATTCTCGAGCGCCTATCACCCTCAAACTGACGGATAAAGCGAAGTCACCAATCGCATCCTGGAAACGTTTCTACGTTGTTTTACGAGTGATTCCCCCCAAAAATGGGTGAATTTTCTACCACCAGCTGAATTTTGGTATAATTCATCATACCAATCCTCCATCAAATGCACGCCCTTTAAAGCTCTATATGGGCGCCCCCCATCGAACATTCATTCATATATTACAGGAACATCTCATGTTACAGGGGTGGATGAACTCGTTTCGCAGAGACAGAGCATGCTGAATATCATCAAAGAAAATCTTACCAAAGCACAGCTTCGCTTGCGTTCCCAAGCTGACTCGCATAGGCAGGAGCGCATATTTATGGAAGGAGAGTGGGTGTGGCTGAAGCTACAACCTTATCGCCAATCGTCACCCCGGGATCAGACTTCTCCCAAATTGGCTAAACGATTTTTTGGCCCATACCAAATCAAAAGAGTAATTGGTACAATTACTTATGAATTGATGTTGCCACCGGAATCTCGCGTACACCCCGTTTTCCATGTTTCCAAACTGAAGCCGTTTCATGGTTCCCCTCCTCTCAACACACCACCGCTGGATACTACTGTTACGGAAACGATGGTTCAATTACAACCATCTCAGGTTTTGGGACGTCGTACCATTCACTCTCTAATCGGTCATATTACTCAACTTCTGGCTCAGTGGGTCGGATTACCCGCTCTAGAGGCAACATGGGAAGATTACACCACTTTGGTCCAAAACTACCCAAACCTGAACCTTGAGGACAAGGTTCTCTCTGATGGGGTTGGCAATGATACAAATATGCAAGGCCCAATATCTACAAT includes these proteins:
- the LOC127122406 gene encoding uncharacterized protein LOC127122406 codes for the protein MDFVTHLPSSHGKTVIWVVVDRFSKYAHFLPLPPKFTAASIAPIFIAEIYKLHGMPKSIVSDRDKVFTSRFWKELFKISGTSHVTGVDELVSQRQSMLNIIKENLTKAQLRLRSQADSHRQERIFMEGEWVWLKLQPYRQSSPRDQTSPKLAKRFFGPYQIKRVIGTITYELMLPPESRVHPVFHVSKLKPFHGSPPLNTPPLDTTVTETMVQLQPSQVLGRRTIHSLIGHITQLLAQWVGLPALEATWEDYTTLVQNYPNLNLEDKVLSDGVGNDTNMQGPISTIGPNDSEPQSTRGKRVRKEPKWLEEYSRK